A window from Candidatus Neomarinimicrobiota bacterium encodes these proteins:
- a CDS encoding T9SS type A sorting domain-containing protein: MLQRKNLVSAGFYGLMLELVLILIPAITLAQLPAFPGAQGFGSETTHGRDGEIIEVTNLNSSGSGSFRSALAASGKRIIVFRVSGIIDLGTNPIEITNPYLYVAGQTAPGDGICLRGAPLEIKTHNVVIRYIRSRPGDDPDDFNPGSRDGLNITNAAYNVVIDHCSFTWGLDENAGIWYNNASNPVHDVTIQWSLVAQGLHESIHPEGAHGTGLLVGDYSQNISIHHNLFAHNNQRNPLLKGGVKADIRNNVVYNWGGICIQLNDRDGTEQPTYANLVNNFFKGGPDSDNWEVRINRSGDEAVAAGSEIYVAGNIGPHRKSDSEDEWNIVQDSESGIRAETATEAPTVIQFEATEVVDYVLADAGAVRPNRDRVDADIVSQFRNGTGEIIDKVSDAGGYPDYQSATPPPDEDGDGMADSWETENGLNPSDGSDGAADRDGDGYTNVEEYLNMLAVQEGFLLPPTGLRKIHVDGNSVRLQWDEIINKESGFVVERSVDSASNYDEVGRVGENVTEFTDSGLEPITTYHYRVYGYKNSTTSDTATITITTLTADGRPVPVKAPEPQDEATDVPMLGTLAWNGGEGAESYDIYYGIETPPPFVKNVREKSLSPKLGFADTETYYWRVDAVNGSGTTEGPVWSFRTEIIPAEEVAAYSFDDLSSEFLKDESSGGKSHYAYLKNMDSVKSVTGAFGGAISLDGVDDFIGVLNNSDIRFRVEDFSISFWIKTNSTGTIQPLVSQNNEGGTGYSLHLTQNGGIAFSLNDGEGTSTVATGSGSVATGTWTHIVAMAHRHPDELRVYLDGELAATVPDTVGDISTGELYTKLGTNTDESVFVKGGMDEFSIFRYALSGEAVSNLYERNTTALDPSSSPEQYELSVRNYPNPFNPVTMIEYTVPNKAPVTVSVYTVTGKKVATLVNSRHRPGLYRVLFDGSPYGSGLYFYRITAGSQVQTEKMILVK; this comes from the coding sequence TTGTTGCAGAGAAAAAATTTAGTGTCGGCAGGCTTTTACGGATTAATGCTAGAGTTAGTTTTAATTTTGATACCAGCGATAACGTTAGCACAACTCCCGGCCTTTCCAGGCGCCCAGGGATTTGGCTCGGAGACCACTCACGGACGTGACGGCGAAATTATTGAGGTCACGAATCTGAACTCAAGTGGAAGTGGGAGTTTCCGATCAGCACTGGCGGCGTCCGGCAAACGGATTATCGTTTTCCGTGTCAGCGGGATTATCGATCTGGGAACGAACCCCATCGAAATAACGAATCCATACCTCTATGTTGCCGGACAGACGGCGCCCGGTGACGGTATCTGCCTGCGAGGCGCGCCGCTGGAAATCAAAACCCACAATGTCGTCATCAGGTATATCCGGAGTCGGCCCGGGGATGATCCGGATGATTTTAATCCGGGCAGCCGGGACGGACTCAATATCACCAATGCAGCCTATAATGTGGTTATTGATCACTGTTCATTCACATGGGGACTTGATGAAAATGCGGGTATTTGGTACAACAATGCGAGTAATCCGGTCCATGATGTAACAATCCAGTGGAGTCTTGTCGCGCAGGGGCTCCATGAAAGTATTCATCCGGAAGGTGCGCATGGAACAGGATTATTGGTTGGTGATTATTCACAGAATATTTCTATCCACCACAATCTATTTGCGCACAACAACCAGCGAAATCCCTTGCTGAAGGGCGGTGTCAAAGCCGATATCAGAAATAATGTGGTATATAACTGGGGTGGAATTTGTATTCAGTTGAATGACCGTGATGGGACAGAACAACCAACGTATGCCAATCTGGTGAATAACTTTTTTAAAGGCGGTCCAGACAGCGACAACTGGGAGGTCCGTATAAACCGAAGTGGCGACGAAGCCGTCGCCGCAGGATCTGAAATCTATGTTGCCGGGAATATCGGGCCGCACCGGAAGAGCGATTCCGAAGATGAATGGAATATCGTGCAGGATTCCGAGAGTGGTATCAGAGCGGAAACGGCGACCGAAGCGCCGACTGTTATCCAGTTTGAAGCGACGGAGGTAGTTGACTACGTCCTGGCGGATGCCGGTGCGGTGAGACCCAATCGCGATCGGGTCGATGCGGATATCGTTTCACAATTCCGGAACGGGACCGGAGAGATTATTGATAAAGTGTCGGACGCCGGTGGTTATCCCGACTATCAGTCGGCGACTCCTCCACCAGATGAAGACGGTGACGGCATGGCAGACAGCTGGGAAACGGAGAACGGACTAAATCCCAGCGATGGCAGTGACGGAGCGGCTGATCGGGACGGAGATGGCTACACTAACGTGGAAGAATATCTGAACATGCTGGCTGTGCAGGAGGGTTTTCTCCTGCCACCGACCGGATTACGTAAAATACATGTGGACGGTAATTCAGTCCGTTTACAGTGGGATGAAATTATCAATAAGGAATCCGGCTTTGTGGTAGAGCGTTCGGTCGATTCTGCAAGCAACTATGATGAAGTGGGGCGTGTGGGAGAAAATGTAACCGAATTTACCGATAGCGGACTTGAACCGATCACCACCTATCACTACCGCGTGTACGGCTATAAGAATAGTACAACATCGGATACGGCGACCATAACGATCACGACCCTCACTGCTGATGGCCGACCGGTACCTGTAAAGGCCCCCGAACCACAGGACGAGGCCACGGATGTCCCTATGCTCGGGACATTGGCGTGGAATGGAGGAGAGGGTGCGGAATCGTATGATATATATTATGGTATAGAAACGCCGCCCCCGTTTGTGAAGAATGTTCGGGAAAAATCGCTCAGCCCGAAGCTCGGCTTTGCCGATACGGAGACTTATTACTGGCGGGTCGACGCCGTAAACGGTTCCGGAACCACAGAAGGCCCGGTCTGGAGTTTCCGGACAGAGATTATTCCAGCTGAGGAAGTGGCGGCCTATTCATTTGATGACCTTTCATCAGAATTTCTTAAGGATGAATCCTCCGGCGGTAAGTCACATTATGCGTATCTGAAGAATATGGACTCCGTTAAATCTGTCACCGGAGCATTCGGCGGGGCAATTTCACTCGACGGCGTCGACGATTTTATCGGCGTTCTGAACAATTCGGATATTCGCTTTAGGGTGGAAGATTTCTCGATCTCGTTCTGGATCAAGACCAACTCCACTGGGACAATACAACCTTTGGTCTCCCAAAATAACGAGGGAGGCACAGGGTATAGTCTTCATCTTACCCAGAACGGGGGTATTGCATTCTCCCTCAATGACGGCGAGGGGACGTCGACAGTTGCAACCGGATCCGGTTCGGTTGCCACAGGAACATGGACGCACATTGTGGCCATGGCACACAGGCATCCCGATGAACTCAGGGTGTACCTGGATGGAGAACTGGCTGCAACTGTTCCAGACACAGTCGGGGATATCTCGACGGGAGAATTATATACCAAACTTGGTACAAATACCGATGAGTCGGTATTTGTTAAAGGTGGAATGGATGAGTTCAGCATATTCCGGTATGCGTTATCCGGCGAGGCGGTCTCGAATCTATACGAAAGAAATACTACGGCGCTCGATCCGTCTTCCTCACCTGAACAATACGAGCTTTCTGTGCGGAATTACCCTAATCCGTTTAACCCGGTGACGATGATAGAGTACACGGTGCCAAATAAAGCGCCAGTAACGGTATCAGTCTATACCGTCACTGGGAAAAAAGTGGCTACGCTGGTGAACTCCAGGCATAGACCAGGACTCTACAGAGTTCTTTTCGATGGGAGTCCTTACGGAAGCGGCCTGTATTTCT
- a CDS encoding sugar kinase — protein MALDIKSADECELDLLSLGECMIRLSPPGHDRIETAPYFQAYAGGGEYNVAYALARYGLRTAWTGKLVDNPLGAFIRNHAQASGMDFSEVLWEPYDGVGQENRVGLNFTEVGTGIRASVTMYDRGHSATMNMEPGEIDWERIFNERGVRWFHLGGIFTALSDGCAEVAKNAMKAAHEAGTVVSYDLNFRSKLWTTEKAIEVTRPLVQYIDVLIGNEEDFEKVLGFEIEGTDESYTGLQVENYKKMVSQVLDAYPHLSVVGTTLREVLSGLLNNWSALFWYDGDFYHSYKFEELEIEDRVGGGDGFCSGMIYGFLNDFDDPQTIVEFGAAHGALLQSTRGDTSVITVDEVKSVMGGGSARIKR, from the coding sequence ATGGCATTAGACATTAAATCCGCAGATGAATGCGAACTGGATCTGTTATCACTGGGAGAGTGCATGATTCGTTTAAGCCCTCCCGGGCACGACCGAATCGAAACCGCTCCGTATTTCCAGGCGTATGCCGGCGGCGGAGAATATAACGTAGCGTATGCGTTGGCGCGATACGGGCTCCGCACCGCCTGGACCGGAAAACTGGTCGATAATCCGCTGGGAGCATTTATCCGAAATCATGCACAGGCCAGCGGCATGGATTTCAGCGAAGTGCTCTGGGAGCCGTACGACGGTGTTGGCCAGGAAAATCGCGTCGGCCTGAATTTTACCGAGGTGGGCACCGGGATCCGCGCCAGCGTTACCATGTACGATCGCGGGCATTCTGCGACGATGAACATGGAACCTGGCGAGATCGACTGGGAACGGATTTTCAACGAGCGCGGCGTTCGCTGGTTTCATCTGGGTGGCATATTTACGGCTCTGAGTGACGGCTGTGCCGAGGTGGCGAAAAATGCCATGAAAGCCGCCCACGAAGCCGGAACCGTCGTGAGCTACGATCTGAATTTCCGAAGTAAACTCTGGACGACTGAGAAAGCGATCGAGGTCACCCGTCCTTTGGTACAATACATCGATGTTCTCATCGGGAATGAAGAAGATTTTGAAAAGGTGCTAGGCTTCGAGATTGAGGGCACTGACGAATCGTATACCGGACTTCAGGTGGAGAACTACAAGAAGATGGTTAGCCAGGTGTTGGACGCCTATCCGCACCTCTCGGTCGTCGGCACTACGCTGCGGGAGGTTCTGTCCGGTCTGCTGAATAACTGGTCGGCGCTTTTCTGGTACGACGGCGACTTTTATCATTCGTATAAGTTCGAGGAACTGGAGATCGAGGATCGCGTGGGCGGCGGTGACGGCTTCTGCAGCGGGATGATTTACGGCTTCCTGAACGATTTCGACGATCCGCAGACCATTGTGGAATTCGGTGCAGCGCACGGAGCCTTATTGCAGTCGACACGAGGCGATACCAGCGTCATCACCGTAGATGAGGTGAAGAGCGTGATGGGCGGCGGATCAGCCAGAATTAAACGATAA
- a CDS encoding SDR family oxidoreductase produces the protein MSYLDKLFGLQGKVAVVIGGSGVLGGSMATALGQAGAKVAVLYHSNSDGAENHKKAIEDNGGEAITVQADTSDKASLTAARDSILDAFGRVDILVNAPGINSTTPVFDIDEDEWNTILDVNLKGVFYASRVFGKQMIEQGGGSIINISSASSETPLSKVFTYSISKSGMNNMTKFLAREWAEDNVRVNAVAPGFFPAEQNREILTEERTNSIFNHTPMNRFGEPEELSGAVVWLASENASSFVTGSLIYVDGGFTAQTI, from the coding sequence ATGAGCTATTTGGACAAACTATTCGGGCTACAGGGGAAAGTTGCCGTAGTCATTGGCGGCAGTGGCGTACTCGGAGGAAGTATGGCCACAGCTCTTGGCCAGGCCGGCGCCAAAGTTGCCGTGTTATACCACAGTAACAGCGACGGTGCCGAAAACCACAAAAAGGCCATCGAAGACAACGGTGGGGAAGCAATTACCGTCCAGGCTGATACCTCCGATAAAGCCAGCCTGACTGCTGCCAGAGATTCCATCCTCGATGCCTTCGGGAGGGTCGATATCCTGGTGAACGCGCCTGGCATCAACTCCACAACTCCTGTGTTCGATATCGATGAAGACGAGTGGAATACGATTCTTGACGTGAACCTGAAGGGTGTCTTCTATGCATCCCGGGTGTTTGGTAAACAGATGATCGAACAGGGTGGTGGAAGCATTATCAATATCTCTTCAGCCTCTTCGGAGACACCGCTTTCTAAGGTGTTTACCTATTCCATTTCCAAATCCGGTATGAACAACATGACAAAATTTCTCGCCAGAGAATGGGCGGAGGATAACGTCCGTGTCAATGCGGTGGCCCCTGGATTTTTTCCGGCGGAACAAAACCGCGAAATCCTGACAGAGGAACGCACCAACTCCATTTTTAACCACACACCGATGAACCGGTTCGGCGAACCGGAGGAACTGTCCGGCGCTGTGGTGTGGTTGGCTTCCGAAAACGCTTCCTCCTTCGTGACCGGCTCTCTGATTTACGTGGATGGTGGCTTTACCGCGCAAACGATCTGA
- a CDS encoding tagaturonate epimerase family protein, protein MAEKLSLNLLKSIADDGVDNATRTRVALEDDAEWEIYPKSVNTLEGSYWFIARDGKVKALWFASPEDEPAIVGEYEGEQIATDADDISSLKKCPLSHANAEIMREQYDYTSPQLIGINNSYGLGDRLGIANPAHLRAIQITDLKPVLAQQSIREMERTNRTPDEVMDVATWSVLQEGYTGGFGSDADHLKTPEDIDYTIAAGFTMFTIDPGDHVNNEADTLPVATLEQEVQGLNWTELEDDYESAITRYSDKTIEVDSTFSLNPSREDTLRAFTKYGKVIAHTKKMVRYLEENYPEHPSEIELSVDETESVTQPFEHYLVVNELRRLGVELVSLAPRFVGRFEKGIDYIGDLDEFREEYKKHLKIAEKHGPYKLSVHSGSDKFSVYEVVGSLDMGHVHVKTAGTSYLEALRAIAKVKPDLFREIWDFSREIYDTEKRSYHVSANVNKVPAGDECSDDELVALFEDEQVDARQVMHVCFGRVLSEKTDSGDYQFRDKILDTLEEYEDVHYETLMSHFARHFEPLTSK, encoded by the coding sequence ATGGCGGAAAAGCTTTCATTAAACTTACTAAAATCAATAGCAGATGATGGTGTTGACAATGCAACACGAACCAGAGTGGCATTGGAAGACGACGCCGAGTGGGAAATCTATCCCAAGTCTGTCAATACCCTGGAAGGCAGTTACTGGTTTATCGCCAGGGACGGCAAGGTCAAGGCACTTTGGTTTGCTTCTCCTGAGGATGAACCGGCGATTGTCGGTGAGTATGAAGGTGAACAGATTGCCACAGATGCCGATGATATCAGCTCGCTGAAAAAGTGCCCACTCTCCCATGCAAATGCCGAAATCATGCGGGAACAATACGATTATACCAGCCCACAGTTGATTGGCATCAATAATTCTTACGGCCTTGGCGACAGGCTCGGCATTGCGAATCCGGCACATCTCAGGGCAATTCAGATTACCGACCTCAAACCGGTACTCGCCCAGCAGTCCATTCGCGAGATGGAGCGAACGAATCGTACGCCGGATGAGGTAATGGATGTGGCGACCTGGTCGGTATTGCAAGAAGGTTACACCGGTGGATTCGGTTCTGATGCCGATCATCTGAAAACGCCGGAGGATATTGACTATACCATCGCGGCCGGCTTTACCATGTTTACTATTGATCCGGGTGACCACGTCAATAATGAGGCTGACACGCTTCCGGTCGCCACGCTGGAACAGGAAGTCCAGGGACTGAATTGGACTGAATTGGAAGACGATTACGAATCAGCGATAACGCGCTACTCGGACAAAACCATCGAGGTCGACAGCACCTTCTCGCTGAATCCGTCCAGAGAAGATACGCTCCGGGCCTTCACCAAATACGGAAAAGTGATTGCGCACACCAAAAAAATGGTGCGCTATCTGGAAGAGAACTATCCCGAACATCCCAGTGAAATTGAACTCTCCGTGGACGAAACCGAGTCCGTCACCCAGCCGTTCGAACATTACCTGGTAGTGAACGAACTCCGGCGCCTCGGCGTGGAGTTGGTCAGTCTCGCACCCCGGTTTGTGGGACGCTTCGAAAAGGGGATCGATTACATTGGCGATCTGGACGAATTCCGGGAAGAGTATAAAAAACATCTGAAGATTGCAGAGAAGCACGGGCCGTATAAGCTGAGCGTTCACTCCGGCAGCGACAAATTTTCGGTATACGAAGTAGTCGGTTCACTGGATATGGGACATGTCCATGTGAAGACCGCCGGCACCAGCTACCTGGAAGCACTCCGGGCAATTGCCAAGGTGAAACCGGATCTGTTCCGCGAAATTTGGGATTTCTCCAGAGAAATCTATGATACGGAAAAACGGAGCTATCACGTTTCTGCCAATGTGAATAAAGTTCCCGCCGGTGACGAATGTTCCGACGACGAACTGGTGGCACTTTTTGAGGACGAGCAGGTCGACGCACGCCAGGTGATGCACGTCTGCTTTGGCCGGGTTCTTTCCGAAAAGACTGACAGCGGCGACTACCAGTTTCGGGACAAGATTCTCGATACATTGGAAGAGTATGAAGATGTGCACTATGAAACTCTCATGTCCCATTTCGCACGCCATTTTGAACCACTGACATCGAAGTAA
- a CDS encoding TRAP transporter small permease, whose product MKKFIAGVDFILKWFVIVVMAANVLNVLWQILTRFILANPSSWTEELARYLLIWVALLGAAYAHRLKMHIAIDFVAEKFQGTARHYSRMFIQACVFIFALIVMVIGGMRIVDLTLSLGQVSAALQVPMGYVYSVIPVSGILIMFYSGLFFADELRDMLWDQPRILEPINQSSMDDSQTE is encoded by the coding sequence ATGAAAAAATTTATTGCTGGAGTCGACTTCATACTGAAATGGTTCGTGATCGTCGTGATGGCGGCGAACGTGCTGAACGTGTTATGGCAGATCCTTACCCGGTTTATTCTCGCCAATCCCAGTTCATGGACGGAAGAACTTGCCCGGTACCTGCTGATCTGGGTGGCCTTGCTGGGTGCGGCGTATGCTCACCGGCTAAAGATGCATATCGCCATTGATTTCGTTGCCGAGAAATTTCAGGGGACAGCCCGGCACTATTCCAGAATGTTTATCCAGGCGTGTGTGTTTATCTTTGCGCTTATAGTTATGGTGATCGGTGGTATGAGAATCGTGGACCTGACCTTGTCGCTGGGACAGGTTTCGGCGGCGCTGCAGGTTCCGATGGGCTATGTTTATTCGGTGATACCGGTCAGCGGTATACTGATCATGTTCTATTCCGGGCTCTTTTTTGCCGATGAATTACGCGACATGCTCTGGGACCAACCGCGCATACTCGAACCGATCAATCAAAGCAGCATGGATGACTCTCAAACCGAATAA
- a CDS encoding glycoside hydrolase family 88 protein translates to MALAQNIVDESLPWSERMAQSEMFRRGAYSLEGDGEFNITHIGSLDDWSYSAALLMQSIERVGRKTGNDMYFNYMKRYVDQFVEQDGDIRRYSIEEYNIDNVNPGKLLLTLYEETGHEKYRLAAETIREQLKGHPRTDAGGYWHKRIYPDQMWLDGIYMWTPFAARYAKMFEEPALFDDLTEQIILIEKKTRDKETGLLYHAWNEDRSMDWADEETGLSPHFWGRAIGWYAMAIVDVLDYLPKDHENRQELINILQRLTVALLEVQDPETGVWFQILDMPGKEGNYSEASASSMFTYAMLKGINKGYLDKKHLPKVKKAYQGLLDQFVTVDGAGLVNLNMVCTGAGLGGDPYRDGSFEYYVSEDIGTNALNGGGPFIIASLEMEKAK, encoded by the coding sequence ATGGCATTAGCGCAGAATATCGTAGATGAATCATTACCATGGAGCGAACGGATGGCCCAGTCGGAAATGTTCCGACGGGGTGCTTACTCGCTTGAAGGTGATGGAGAGTTTAATATCACCCACATCGGCTCATTAGATGATTGGAGTTATAGTGCCGCACTACTGATGCAGTCGATTGAACGGGTAGGACGTAAGACCGGAAATGACATGTATTTCAATTACATGAAGAGGTATGTCGATCAATTTGTGGAGCAGGACGGCGACATCAGAAGGTATAGTATCGAAGAATACAACATAGATAATGTTAACCCGGGCAAACTGTTACTGACACTCTATGAAGAGACCGGTCATGAGAAGTATCGACTCGCGGCAGAAACCATCCGGGAACAGCTCAAAGGACATCCGCGTACCGACGCCGGTGGCTACTGGCATAAACGGATTTACCCGGATCAGATGTGGCTGGATGGAATCTATATGTGGACGCCGTTTGCCGCTCGTTATGCCAAAATGTTCGAAGAACCGGCCCTTTTTGATGATCTGACAGAGCAGATAATTCTCATTGAGAAAAAGACCCGGGATAAAGAGACCGGTCTATTGTACCATGCCTGGAATGAAGACAGAAGCATGGATTGGGCCGACGAGGAAACCGGGCTTTCCCCCCACTTCTGGGGACGCGCAATCGGCTGGTATGCCATGGCCATAGTAGACGTACTTGACTATCTGCCGAAAGATCATGAAAACCGGCAGGAACTTATCAATATTCTCCAGCGGCTTACCGTCGCGCTCCTGGAAGTACAGGATCCGGAGACAGGCGTATGGTTTCAGATACTGGACATGCCGGGCAAGGAAGGAAACTACAGCGAAGCTTCCGCTTCAAGCATGTTTACCTATGCAATGCTGAAGGGCATCAACAAGGGATATCTCGATAAGAAGCACCTGCCCAAGGTGAAAAAGGCGTATCAGGGGCTCCTGGATCAGTTCGTTACGGTGGATGGTGCCGGGTTGGTCAACCTGAATATGGTTTGTACTGGTGCCGGCCTTGGCGGTGATCCTTACCGCGACGGTTCGTTTGAATACTATGTCAGCGAGGACATCGGAACCAACGCCCTGAACGGTGGCGGACCATTTATCATCGCCAGCCTGGAAATGGAGAAGGCTAAGTGA
- a CDS encoding TRAP transporter large permease, with amino-acid sequence MVLTGVIVLVVSFVVLLILGVPISFTIGLSTLFTMLVSVDPIPAFTTIAQRMATGLDSFALLAIPFFILAGQIMNHGGIARRLIRFAEVMVGGLRGGLSYVIVVACMLFGAISGSAVAATAAIGGFLIPLMVKKGYELNFSTALNITASTTGLLIPPSNILIVYAFASGGTSVAALFLAGYMPGILVGVGLMAVAAIYSMRMGFPKGDTVGLKEGVIAFFDALPSIFMIVVVIGGIVAGYFTATEASAIAVAYAFVLAVLIYREVKWKEIPKILLDTSSTTAMVMMLIATSIAMSWIMSYVNIPQAVSSTLIGLTDSKIVIFIIINIILLLVGTFMDMTPAVLIFTPIFLPVVQQLGMDPVHFGIMMVLNLCVGLCTPPVGTVLFVGTGISNTSIEKVVKPLLPLYAVMVIGLMIVTFIPWISMWLPTLFGF; translated from the coding sequence ATGGTACTGACTGGCGTTATTGTTTTAGTAGTTTCATTTGTTGTTCTGCTTATTCTCGGGGTGCCGATCTCGTTCACCATTGGGCTGTCAACGCTGTTTACCATGTTGGTAAGCGTTGATCCGATCCCGGCGTTCACTACTATTGCCCAGCGGATGGCTACGGGGCTGGACAGCTTCGCACTGCTCGCCATCCCGTTTTTTATCCTCGCCGGACAAATTATGAACCACGGTGGCATTGCGCGCCGCCTCATTCGATTTGCCGAAGTAATGGTTGGCGGACTGCGAGGAGGACTGTCTTATGTGATTGTCGTCGCCTGTATGTTGTTCGGCGCGATTTCCGGATCAGCAGTCGCTGCCACAGCGGCTATTGGCGGGTTCCTGATTCCACTCATGGTGAAAAAAGGATACGAACTCAATTTTAGTACGGCGTTGAATATTACTGCCTCGACGACCGGACTACTCATTCCGCCGAGTAATATCCTCATTGTCTATGCATTCGCCAGCGGCGGAACGTCTGTGGCTGCATTGTTTCTCGCTGGCTATATGCCCGGGATTCTGGTTGGAGTAGGGTTAATGGCGGTTGCCGCTATTTACTCCATGCGCATGGGGTTTCCGAAAGGAGATACCGTCGGACTGAAGGAAGGAGTAATAGCCTTTTTTGACGCTCTGCCGAGTATTTTTATGATTGTCGTGGTAATCGGCGGGATCGTCGCCGGATATTTTACAGCCACAGAAGCCTCGGCCATCGCTGTGGCGTACGCCTTCGTTCTGGCAGTCCTCATCTACCGGGAAGTGAAATGGAAAGAAATTCCGAAAATTTTGTTAGATACCTCATCCACCACAGCCATGGTGATGATGCTGATTGCAACTTCCATCGCCATGTCGTGGATAATGTCCTACGTGAACATCCCCCAGGCCGTAAGCTCGACCTTAATCGGCCTGACGGACAGTAAAATCGTTATTTTCATTATCATCAATATCATTCTGCTGCTGGTTGGAACCTTTATGGATATGACCCCGGCGGTGCTGATATTTACGCCGATTTTCCTGCCGGTGGTCCAGCAATTGGGTATGGATCCGGTGCACTTCGGCATCATGATGGTACTGAACCTTTGCGTGGGATTATGTACACCACCGGTTGGCACGGTACTCTTCGTCGGGACCGGTATATCGAATACGAGTATCGAGAAGGTCGTGAAACCGCTGTTACCACTCTATGCCGTGATGGTTATTGGCCTGATGATTGTCACCTTTATCCCGTGGATCAGCATGTGGTTGCCAACACTGTTTGGGTTTTAA
- the eda gene encoding bifunctional 4-hydroxy-2-oxoglutarate aldolase/2-dehydro-3-deoxy-phosphogluconate aldolase encodes MDRAQILQQLTNTGIAAVIRMESVEKLLATVNAIRAGGIDCIEITMTTPDALNVISQARQELPDDVLVGVGSVLDGATARMAINAGAQFVVSPIFKEEIIHTAHRYDAPAIPGGFTPTEVVAAWEAGADVVKVFPASSVGPKHLKAIKGPMPQIKLTPTGGVNLDTVADFLGAGAEFLGVGSALLNKKAIANEDWETLTELAGEFISRIKKFREGQSAG; translated from the coding sequence ATGGACAGAGCACAAATTCTACAGCAGTTGACCAATACCGGTATTGCGGCGGTGATCCGGATGGAAAGCGTAGAAAAACTGCTGGCCACGGTCAACGCGATCCGGGCCGGCGGCATCGACTGTATCGAAATTACGATGACCACACCAGACGCGCTGAACGTCATTAGCCAGGCGCGACAAGAGCTCCCGGACGATGTCTTAGTGGGCGTGGGATCCGTATTGGATGGCGCCACGGCCAGGATGGCAATTAATGCCGGCGCCCAGTTCGTGGTATCCCCGATATTCAAAGAAGAAATTATCCACACTGCCCATCGATACGATGCCCCGGCGATTCCCGGTGGCTTTACGCCAACGGAAGTAGTCGCTGCCTGGGAAGCCGGTGCAGATGTGGTCAAAGTTTTTCCGGCATCCAGTGTCGGGCCAAAACACCTGAAGGCGATTAAGGGCCCGATGCCACAGATTAAACTGACGCCGACCGGGGGAGTGAACCTGGATACGGTTGCGGATTTTCTTGGTGCCGGTGCCGAATTTCTTGGCGTGGGATCGGCACTGCTGAACAAAAAGGCGATAGCCAATGAGGACTGGGAGACGCTGACCGAGCTCGCTGGTGAGTTCATTTCCAGGATCAAAAAATTCCGGGAAGGGCAATCTGCCGGATAG